ACCCGCCGCTCTGCCAACATTCACTGTGAGCAACTCCAGCTCACTCCTGATACCTTAATCTCTGTCGTCGACCAGCAAGCACTGCTAACGGGGTTTGATCGGGTTCTGGCACTGGCCGCCATTGCCCTTGCGGCGGAGCAGACCGGCGGCGCGCGGCAGATCATGCAAATGGCGGTGGATTACAGTCAAACCAGGCAACAATTTGGCCAGCCAATTGCTGCTTTTCAGGCCTTAAAGCACCGCGCCGCCGATATGATGTTAGAAGTCGAATCGGCAACCTCGGCGCTATATTATGCGGCCTGCTGCGCAGACGATGCCCTGCTGCAACCTGATAATGCGACACTGCACACCCAACTGACACAGGCCTCGGCGCTGGCTCAGGCCCAGTGCAGCCCTACCTTTTTCCATTGCGCTGCCGAGGCGCTGCAATTTCATGGCGGCGTTGGATTTACATGGGAATATGATGTTCACCTGTACTTTAAACGTGCCAAAGCCAGTCAATTATTGTTGGGAGATGCGCCGCTGCATTTGGAGCGTATAGCGCAGCAGCTACTTGATGACTCACCGGCACCCCCTTGCGCAGCGATGGCAAGCTCTGATACGTCACTGACAGCCACACCGCATACAGCACTAGATCCCGCCTCATCTGCCCTGCAAGACCACAGCGCAAGGAGTCAAAAATGAAGCTGCGTTTTACCCCAGAAGACGAAGCTTTTCGGCATGACATTGCCTGCTGGTTGGCCCGTAAATTATGTGGGCCATTTGCCCAACTGAAATACCGCGGAGGCCCGGGCGATGAGCACAGTTTTGTTGCTGAGCGCAAAGTCTGGGAGCAGCATATGGCGCGGGATAACTGGCTCTGTGTCGGCTGGCCGAAAGCCTGGGGGGGACGTGAACTGTCTATCAGTCAGCAGGTTATTTTCCATGAGGAATATGCTAAAGCCGGCGGGCCTGGGTTACTTGGTCATATTGGCGCTGGGCTGGCGGGGCCGACGCTTATCGCATTTGGCTCTGACAGCCAGAAACAGCGCTTTTTGCCTGGCATTTTAACTGGCGAACAATATTGGTGTCAGGGCTACTCTGAGCCAGGGGCTGGCTCAGATTTGGCTAATGTCCGCACCAAAGCAGAGCTGGACAACAAAAGTGGTCAATGGCGCATCAATGGTCAGAAAATCTGGACGTCCTTAGCCCATGAAGCCGACTGGTGTTTTATGCTGGTCCGTACAGAGCCGGGCAGCCGCGGGCACAAAGGGCTGTCCTTTTTACTGGTGCCGATGAAACAAGCGGGAGTCACCATCAGGCCTATCCAACAAATCACCGCCACCAGCGAATTTAATGAAGTTTTTTTTGATGACGCAGTGACTGACAGCAATAACCTTGTTGGTCAACCCGGCCAAGGTTGGCACATTGCCATGGTGCTGTTGGGGTTTGAACGCGGCGTCTCCACGCTGGGGCAACAGATGCAGTTTGCCAACGAACTCAAGGATATTATCGCCATTGCCAAAAGCAATGGTGCCGCCCAGGATGCCAGCATCCGCCAGCGTATCGCAAAAGCGTGGTCAGGCCTGACTATAATGCGTCATCATGCCCTGCGGCATGCTCAGCGGACCACAAGATGGTAGCCTGCCGCCAGAGGCGATGATCTACAAATTGCACTGGGCGAACTGGCAATGGATGTGTTGGGGCCAGAGGCGATGGCGCTGGCTGCTGCCCCCTATGAGCTAACTCGATTACAGTCACTGTTTCTGTTTTCCCGCAGCGACACCATTTATGGCGGCAGCAATGAAATTCAGCGCAATATTATTGCTGAGCGCGCATTAGGCATGCCCAAGGCGCCAAAACCGGGATAATCATAAGTAGCGAATGGCAGCATTGTTTTACCAAAGTAAGTGCCCACTGCAGGCGACAAGCAGCATGGTAAGGCGCAGAGCCCGCCACTAAAGCCCAATATGCCCACCGCGTAGCTGTTATCACTGCTGTGCTTTGGGTATCATAGCCAACTAAATTTGCTTATTCCCTGAGTCATGGAACATTTTACTATTCCGCCGATCAGCGTCCCTGATGGGCAAGAGCAGGTACTGCTGCACGCCTGCTGCGCCCCCTGCTCCACCGCCATTATTGAAGCTTGTGTGCACTCGGGTATCCGCCCGACCGTCTATTTTTATAACCCTAATATTTACCCCGAAACAGAGTACCTGCTGCGTAAAAACGAATGCGTTCGTTTCTGCGAGGCTATGGGGCTGGATTATATTGACGGCGACTATGACACCAAAGCGTGGAAAAAACATACTGCGGGTTATGAACAAGAGCCAGAACGCGGTAAACGTTGCCAACTGTGTTTTGATCTGCGCCTAGCCAGCAGTGCTAAAACTGCAGCGGAACATGGCTTTAGTCTGTTTGCCACCACACTGAGTAGCTCCCGTTGGAAAGATTTAGCACAGATCACCCGGGCAGGTGAGCAGGCGGCGGATAGCTACCCGGGCGTCAGCTACTGGCTACAGGACTGGCGTAAAAAAGGGCTGGCGGCCCGCAAGGATTTTCTGGTACGTCAATCTGACTTTTATCAGCAGGAATATTGTGGCTGCTTCTACAGCCTCCGCGACAGTAATCTTTGGCGGCAAAAAAATAATAAGCCACTGATCCAACGTTGAACATCTAGCGTTCTGGCGCGAACACTAAGGAGCCCAATGTAAACGTTATAGGCTGCTAATACAAATATTAAAGGCTTGGGCATAATTAGGTTAGATTATGCCCTATTTAGCAATATTTTCTGTTAATTTTTAACCATTAGCAGCTGAATTTATTATGGCGAAATTAGCTAAAACTACTTTTTTATCAATCAAATAATTAATATCAGAGAGGACTGTCACGCAATGATATAAACAGGTAGGCGGAGATCACAAATTGATACGAAATTGGTGGAGAAACAAACAGAAACACATAAGATACATGCCGATTAAGGAGGGATCTTATGTCAACGAAAATTGTCTCAAATACGCCTAAATTTGTGATATTTGACCTACAGAAGTTAACCGAAACCCAGCATCTGATTTTCGGCGCAGACTATGTGCTTATCAGGCCACATACACCTGGATGTACTCTGCATCTAACTAACTCCAGCTTTAAGCTCAGCAGCGGACAAATCGTGCTGCTGGCACCATTCAACCCATTCCGCCTGTCACTGGATAAAAAGCACCTGAGCCAAGGAAACGAGATCGACTGCGATGTACTGCATTTCCGTCTCAATGGTTTCGGGTTGACCTTTGTGAACAGCCAGCAGTTTGGTAACGTTCGCGCCATGCTCGACGAAGCCAAATTTGCTCTGCTGTATGAAGCAGAACACACCCAAGAAATCGGCAATATTCTGAGTACCATGGAGAACTCATTTGATTTTTGCCAAATTATTAACTTTTTAAATGTGCTGGATAATTTATCGCAGATAAGCCAAAAAACCTGTCTGTTAGAAAGCGTGCAAGAAATCAGTTGTACCAAAAAAGCGGAAGACAAATTAAAAACCAGCATCCAGTTTATCCAGAATCATTTAACCGAGCCGCTCACTGTTGCTTTGGTTGCCAGCCAAATCTATATGGCTGAAAGCACTTTTTCCCGTTTCTTCAATGCCAATATGGGGATCACGTTTTGGCAATATGTGATTGAGCAACGGGTCCGCAAAGCGACTCACTTATTGGTGGAGACGGATAACAGCATCTCTTATATCAGCGCCGAGGTAGGATTTTCATCAATATCCTGCTTTAACACCAAATTTAAAGAGCTGCTCAATGTAACCCCAAAGCAATACCGCAAAAATCATATCAATATGCGTGTTGATGTTACCCACACCAGTTAAGTGATGACCTCCGGATGACCGTGATCCGGAGTCGTTTTATGTCACTTACCCATATCGCCCACCCTTAAACGCAATTACGCAGCAAATTTACTGTGGAATATGCTCCTTAAATAATCGCCTTAATTCGTCAAGCGATTGCGCATATTTAGTGCCCCGCATAAGGTAAACCTTGTTATTTATCAGACTCTATACAAGATGATGCGTGAGCGGATAAGTGTGGTGCGGCGCAGTCCGACCCGGTTCTGGTTCATGTTTTAAGGCCGGACTGCCCCGAAGTTGAGAGCAAAACCCGCGCTCAAATGCGCTCAAATGCCAACATGCGTTTTTCCACCAGCGACATCATCAGCGTCAGCATCAGGTTCAGCCCCAAATACAGTAAACCGGCGCAGAAAAATACCAATAAGGTGTCATAGGTTTGCGCATTAACCCGCTGCGCCCACCCCATGATATCCATAATGGTGATAGTCGATGCTAAGGCAGATCCCTTAAGTAGTAGCACCACTTCATTGGAATAGGCCGGTAAGGCCCGTTTCAGGGCATACGGCAGCAACACTTTCAAGGTCTGCCAATGGTTCATCCCTAGCGCGGCACAAGCGCCCCACTGCCCCTTGCCGATACTCTGCAACGCGCCATAAAACAGCAATGTGGTGTACGCGGCGCAATTTAGCGACAGCGCTAATACCGCGCAAAAAAACGGATCCGAGAACAACAGCCATAAACTGCTGTCTTTGAGCCACTGGAACTGACCGGGGCCATAATAGATAAGAAAAATCTGCACCAGCAATGGCGTGCCAGTAAACAGCGTCAGGTAAGTTTTCACACTGTAGTACACCGCCCGGTTTTCCAGCGTCAGCGCTACTGTGTTAATCACTGCCAGCGCAGAGCCGATAATCAGGGCGATAAAGGTCAGCACCAGCGTCAGCAGCAAACCGTTACTCAGGGTACTTATGGTGGTTAGTAGTCCATCTAACATATCAGGCTTCTCCCCGTTCATGGCGGGTCACATACCAGTTCATCCGCTTCAGGCCGTACTGGCTAATCAAGGTGATCAGCAAATAAATCAACGCCGCACAGGAAAACCAGGTAAAAGGCTCCCAAGTGGAAGAGGCGATAATCTGGGTCTGTTTCATCAGGTCATTGACCCCAATCAGTGACACCAGCGCCGTATCTTTTAGCAATACCAGCCACTGGTTTCCCATAGCCGGTAAGGCATGACGCCATACCTGAGGCAGTAACAGACGAAAGAAAATTCCCAGTCGCCCCATCCCCAGCGCAAGTCCTGCCTCCCACTGTCCTTTGGGGATGGCCAGCAGGGCACCGCGCAAAATCTGCGACACATACACAGCAAAAATGCTGCTTAGGGCCAGCACGCCACAGAAAAAGGCACTGATCTCCACAAACTGCCCGGTTAGCAGAAACAACACATGGCTGGAGCCGAAATACACCAGCAGCACAATCAACAACTCCGGTAAGCCGCGCATGATGAGGATATATCCCCGGGTCAGCATACTTATCCAACGTACCGGGGTTGATTCCAGTAGCGCCAGCACAATGGCCATCACCAAGCCCACCAGCGCCGAGGTGACGGCCAACCCGATGGTCAGGGTCGAGGCCGACAGTAATAGCAGTAGAAAATCAGTCACATTCCCCTCCCCGCTATCCGTTTAACGAAACCAGCGCTGGTAAATACTATCGTAGGTGCCGTCTGCAACGACCTGCTCCAGCGCCTGGTTCAGATCATCCCGTAACTGCGGATTATGCAAATTTACGGCAATGCCATAGCCACGACCAAAGTAGGACACATCCTTCACCACCTCACCCACCGCGCCGTAAGCGGCAGCTTTGGTCAGCCAGGCATTGATCACCGCCGTGTCACCAAATACCGCATCCACCCGGCCGTTCTGTAAATCAATAAAAGCATGCTGCACACTGGTATAAGAAGCTGTCTGCTGGCGGGGGAATTTATCGTGGATGTATTTTTGGTGGGTGGAGCCGTTCTGAATGCCCACCTTCAGTCTGGCCAATTGGCTAATATCGCTAAAACGACCCTTTTTCGCCACAAAGACTGCGGCATTGTCATAATATGGCCGGGTAAATAGCACCTGTTTTTCCCGCTCTGCGGTAATGTCCATGCCGGAGATAACCGCATCAAACCGCCGGAACTTTAAGCTGGTGATCAAGCTGTCAAATGACTGGATATGGAAACTGCATTGCCGTTTAAGTACCTGACATAACGCATTGGCCAGATCCACATCAAACCCTATCACCTCATTTTTTTCATTGGTAAATTCAAACGGTGGGTAAGTAGCCTCCATGGCAAAGCGGATTTCTTTCGCCTGAGCGCTGACACAGTACAGCAGTGCTCCCAGGATGATAATCATGCATCCCCGATTCATAACCGGCTCCTTCATATTGCTTTTTTATTGGAATAAATAGTTCGATAAATCAGCAGTTTTCGGCTGAGATAAAATAGAAACGTCACCCTGTTCAACCACCCTACCGGCTTCAAGAAAGACCACGGTGTCGGCCACTTTACGGGCCAAAGCCACCTCATGGGTTACGATGATCTGGGTGATCCCTGTTGCACTGAGTTCCCTGACAATTTCGGCAAACTGCGCCGTCATTTGCGGATCTAACGCCGCAGTCGGCTCGTCATACAGCATCACTTTGGGGGACATCATCAGCGCCCGGGCAATTGCCACCCGTTGCTGCTGACCACCGGATAACTGCACCGGATAACGGTGCTCTAAATCATGCAGCCGCAAGCGCAGGATCAGTTCCATGGCTTTTTGCTCTGCCTGCTGCCGGTCCACCTTCAGCACCTTGCAAGGCGCCTCGATCAGATTCTCCAATACGGTAAAATGCGGCCATAAGTGATATTGCTGAAACACCATACCAACATCGGTACGCAGGCGGCGCACCGCATCGGCAGCGGGTTTTTGACTGAAATTAAACTGGTGTTCTCCCACTGTGTATTCCCCGTCTGCGGGCATTTCCATCAGATTAAACACCCGCAGCAGAGAACTTTTTCCAGCGCCACTGGCACCGAGCAGGGCGATCACTGCGCCGGCAGGTGCGCAGAAATCAATATCAAACAGGGACTGTGATATGCCGTAAAAACAATTGATTCCCTTCAGGTTAATCTCACTCATAACCGGCACTCTTCTCCATCAGTTTAGGAACGTCCTTAACACTATCAGGCTACCTTGATATCAACCGTTTTTTTATTCAGGTGTTTTCTCACGGCGCCCACCGCCATTTCACAGGTGCCGCCCACGATAATCAAAATACCGCCAATCACCTGCATGGCAGACAAAGGCTCGTGGAAAATCACTATGCCGATAATAGAGGCCACCACACACTCCCAGTAGGAAATGGTGGCAAATTCCACCGCCAGCAAATTCTTGGTGGCAATGGTGCATAAAGACAGGGCGCCAAAACCACATACAACACCAATACCTATCCACCATGCCCAATCACTGGCAGTCATTTGCGCAACAGTGGGCTTACTGAACATAAACATGATGCAAATGGCAATAAGGGCAAAAAAGAAGTTCCAGAATGAACGCACATCACCCGGCACATCCTGACGAAAACGGCCCAGAAACAGGAAAAGACCAAAACCCACACCGGACGCCAGCGCCAGCATATCCCCGGCAAAAGTGGCTTTATTAAAAGTAATACCGAAGGAAATACCACCGTCATTGAACTTAATCAATCCCACAATCAACAGCATACCCACAAAGACAATACCGATGGAAAACATGGTGATAGGCTTAAATGGCTCTTTTAAGAAAATAATAGCCAACAGAGTCGAAATAATGGGGCCCACATAGATAAAGAACACGGCATTGGCAATAGTGGTCATTTGGGTCGCTGCTATATAGGCTGAGAGGCAGGCTCCCATAAATAAACCACTGAACACCATAGCCGGGGACAGACGGTATTTCCTCAGATCTCGGATACGGCCAAGGCCCAACAAAATGAAAAAGAACAGCAAAGCACCACAAAACATACGGGAAAATGCAATTACATCTCCCTGAGCATTAATATGGCGGGCAAAAAAACCCACAAATCCCATCAGTGTTGCCGCGCCAAACGCAGCTAAAAATCCAATTGTTTTTGTCTTGTCCATCTCTACATCCTCAGCGAATACCAATTCCATTAATCACTTGTTTGAGTATCAAGCCAATGATTTAAGAGAAATGTTTATTATCGAAAGTAATAGAATTGGCATAATCTACAGAAAAAGATGCTAACCTGAGTCAGGTTAGCATCCGATCAAGGCTATGCTCCCAGAGTCGCGACCATCACAGCCTTGATGGTATGCATGCGGTTTTCTGCTTCGTCAAACACGATAGAGTGATGAGATTCAAACACTTCATCAGTAACTTCCAGACCCTTCATGCCGTAAGCTTCTTCAATTTCCTTACCCATGGTGGTGTTTTCGTCGTGGAATGCTGGCAGACAGTGCAGGAATTTCACCTGTGGGTTACCGGTTGCCTTGATAACATCCATGTTCACCTGATATGGCGTCATCACACGTACACGCTCAGCCCAAGCTTCTTTTGGCTCACCCATGGAGACCCATACATCGGTATAGAT
This region of Shewanella sp. NFH-SH190041 genomic DNA includes:
- a CDS encoding acyl-CoA dehydrogenase family protein is translated as MEFSFTQEQMLIRDMASTFLADISPISAVRDAMASESGMQAEIWPQICQQMGWQALVIPECYGGLALGWVELASVLEQMGKTLLCAPFFSTAVLATNALLHCASESAKQRYLPAIAAGELTATLGWLSADAPTNRQWDNHVVQAIATPTTDGYSLSGNWQQVIDGDSAQLLILAARDPQHKLLLFALPGDTPGLSRRFIPALEQTRRSANIHCEQLQLTPDTLISVVDQQALLTGFDRVLALAAIALAAEQTGGARQIMQMAVDYSQTRQQFGQPIAAFQALKHRAADMMLEVESATSALYYAACCADDALLQPDNATLHTQLTQASALAQAQCSPTFFHCAAEALQFHGGVGFTWEYDVHLYFKRAKASQLLLGDAPLHLERIAQQLLDDSPAPPCAAMASSDTSLTATPHTALDPASSALQDHSARSQK
- a CDS encoding acyl-CoA dehydrogenase family protein encodes the protein MKLRFTPEDEAFRHDIACWLARKLCGPFAQLKYRGGPGDEHSFVAERKVWEQHMARDNWLCVGWPKAWGGRELSISQQVIFHEEYAKAGGPGLLGHIGAGLAGPTLIAFGSDSQKQRFLPGILTGEQYWCQGYSEPGAGSDLANVRTKAELDNKSGQWRINGQKIWTSLAHEADWCFMLVRTEPGSRGHKGLSFLLVPMKQAGVTIRPIQQITATSEFNEVFFDDAVTDSNNLVGQPGQGWHIAMVLLGFERGVSTLGQQMQFANELKDIIAIAKSNGAAQDASIRQRIAKAWSGLTIMRHHALRHAQRTTRW
- a CDS encoding acyl-CoA dehydrogenase family protein, coding for MAMDVLGPEAMALAAAPYELTRLQSLFLFSRSDTIYGGSNEIQRNIIAERALGMPKAPKPG
- a CDS encoding epoxyqueuosine reductase QueH; translated protein: MEHFTIPPISVPDGQEQVLLHACCAPCSTAIIEACVHSGIRPTVYFYNPNIYPETEYLLRKNECVRFCEAMGLDYIDGDYDTKAWKKHTAGYEQEPERGKRCQLCFDLRLASSAKTAAEHGFSLFATTLSSSRWKDLAQITRAGEQAADSYPGVSYWLQDWRKKGLAARKDFLVRQSDFYQQEYCGCFYSLRDSNLWRQKNNKPLIQR
- a CDS encoding helix-turn-helix domain-containing protein, giving the protein MSTKIVSNTPKFVIFDLQKLTETQHLIFGADYVLIRPHTPGCTLHLTNSSFKLSSGQIVLLAPFNPFRLSLDKKHLSQGNEIDCDVLHFRLNGFGLTFVNSQQFGNVRAMLDEAKFALLYEAEHTQEIGNILSTMENSFDFCQIINFLNVLDNLSQISQKTCLLESVQEISCTKKAEDKLKTSIQFIQNHLTEPLTVALVASQIYMAESTFSRFFNANMGITFWQYVIEQRVRKATHLLVETDNSISYISAEVGFSSISCFNTKFKELLNVTPKQYRKNHINMRVDVTHTS
- the artM gene encoding arginine ABC transporter permease ArtM, producing MLDGLLTTISTLSNGLLLTLVLTFIALIIGSALAVINTVALTLENRAVYYSVKTYLTLFTGTPLLVQIFLIYYGPGQFQWLKDSSLWLLFSDPFFCAVLALSLNCAAYTTLLFYGALQSIGKGQWGACAALGMNHWQTLKVLLPYALKRALPAYSNEVVLLLKGSALASTITIMDIMGWAQRVNAQTYDTLLVFFCAGLLYLGLNLMLTLMMSLVEKRMLAFERI
- the artQ gene encoding arginine ABC transporter permease ArtQ → MTDFLLLLLSASTLTIGLAVTSALVGLVMAIVLALLESTPVRWISMLTRGYILIMRGLPELLIVLLVYFGSSHVLFLLTGQFVEISAFFCGVLALSSIFAVYVSQILRGALLAIPKGQWEAGLALGMGRLGIFFRLLLPQVWRHALPAMGNQWLVLLKDTALVSLIGVNDLMKQTQIIASSTWEPFTWFSCAALIYLLITLISQYGLKRMNWYVTRHERGEA
- a CDS encoding transporter substrate-binding domain-containing protein, whose product is MNRGCMIIILGALLYCVSAQAKEIRFAMEATYPPFEFTNEKNEVIGFDVDLANALCQVLKRQCSFHIQSFDSLITSLKFRRFDAVISGMDITAEREKQVLFTRPYYDNAAVFVAKKGRFSDISQLARLKVGIQNGSTHQKYIHDKFPRQQTASYTSVQHAFIDLQNGRVDAVFGDTAVINAWLTKAAAYGAVGEVVKDVSYFGRGYGIAVNLHNPQLRDDLNQALEQVVADGTYDSIYQRWFR
- the artP gene encoding arginine ABC transporter ATP-binding protein ArtP, coding for MSEINLKGINCFYGISQSLFDIDFCAPAGAVIALLGASGAGKSSLLRVFNLMEMPADGEYTVGEHQFNFSQKPAADAVRRLRTDVGMVFQQYHLWPHFTVLENLIEAPCKVLKVDRQQAEQKAMELILRLRLHDLEHRYPVQLSGGQQQRVAIARALMMSPKVMLYDEPTAALDPQMTAQFAEIVRELSATGITQIIVTHEVALARKVADTVVFLEAGRVVEQGDVSILSQPKTADLSNYLFQ
- a CDS encoding DMT family transporter, which produces MDKTKTIGFLAAFGAATLMGFVGFFARHINAQGDVIAFSRMFCGALLFFFILLGLGRIRDLRKYRLSPAMVFSGLFMGACLSAYIAATQMTTIANAVFFIYVGPIISTLLAIIFLKEPFKPITMFSIGIVFVGMLLIVGLIKFNDGGISFGITFNKATFAGDMLALASGVGFGLFLFLGRFRQDVPGDVRSFWNFFFALIAICIMFMFSKPTVAQMTASDWAWWIGIGVVCGFGALSLCTIATKNLLAVEFATISYWECVVASIIGIVIFHEPLSAMQVIGGILIIVGGTCEMAVGAVRKHLNKKTVDIKVA